The following coding sequences are from one Candidatus Kinetoplastibacterium galatii TCC219 window:
- the pheA gene encoding prephenate dehydratase, translated as MDNVLLSRLAPLRDKIDYIDEQILDLLNRRSKVVVEVGKIKHCMHIDSPVLRPERESQVIDKLKKINKGPFQNKSIESVWVEIMSACRNLEKPMTVSYLGPKGSFSEQAAFEHFGHTIDCLPCSSFDDVVHAIEIGNADAGMIPIENSIEGAVNRSLDLLLNTNLKIMGERSLIINHCLLTKNGNMDGVEKIMAHPQALAQCQMWLNKNYPGLVRIAASSNSEAASIASKDYKVAAIAGEVASRAWGLSIVHSKIQDDSNNRTRFVSLGNIESLPSSRDKTSLILSVPNRACAVYEMIEPFASNSVSMTRFESRPARTGQWEYYFYIDILGHKDEPNVLKALEKLKSSVAFFKLLGSYPAQ; from the coding sequence ATGGATAATGTATTGTTGTCTAGATTGGCGCCATTAAGAGATAAGATAGACTATATAGATGAGCAAATATTAGATTTGCTTAACAGAAGATCTAAAGTGGTAGTGGAAGTTGGCAAAATTAAACACTGTATGCATATTGACAGCCCTGTTTTGCGACCAGAAAGAGAATCTCAGGTAATAGACAAACTAAAAAAAATTAATAAAGGCCCTTTCCAGAATAAATCTATAGAGTCAGTATGGGTTGAGATTATGTCAGCATGCCGTAATCTTGAAAAACCAATGACTGTGTCTTATCTTGGTCCTAAAGGCTCATTCTCGGAGCAAGCTGCTTTTGAGCATTTTGGTCATACTATAGATTGTTTGCCTTGTTCATCATTTGATGATGTTGTACATGCAATTGAAATAGGTAATGCTGATGCCGGCATGATTCCTATAGAAAATTCTATAGAAGGGGCTGTGAATCGAAGTTTGGATTTATTGCTTAACACGAACTTAAAGATTATGGGGGAACGTTCTCTTATAATAAATCATTGTTTGTTAACTAAAAACGGTAACATGGATGGTGTTGAGAAAATTATGGCCCATCCTCAAGCATTGGCTCAATGTCAAATGTGGTTGAACAAGAACTACCCTGGATTAGTTAGAATAGCAGCTTCTAGTAATTCTGAAGCTGCTAGCATAGCATCAAAAGATTATAAAGTTGCTGCCATAGCTGGAGAAGTTGCATCTAGAGCATGGGGGCTATCTATAGTTCACTCTAAGATACAAGATGACTCTAATAATCGCACTCGTTTTGTATCTCTAGGTAATATTGAATCACTACCAAGTTCTAGAGACAAGACTAGTCTTATACTTTCTGTTCCTAATAGAGCATGTGCTGTTTATGAAATGATAGAGCCATTTGCTTCCAATTCTGTTTCTATGACTCGTTTTGAATCAAGACCTGCGCGCACAGGCCAATGGGAGTATTATTTTTATATCGATATATTAGGACATAAAGATGAGCCTAATGTTTTAAAGGCCTTGGAGAAACTAAAGTCTAGCGTTGCATTTTTCAAATTATTGGGATCTTATCCTGCACAGTGA
- the serC gene encoding 3-phosphoserine/phosphohydroxythreonine transaminase yields the protein MARFWNFSAGPSMLPYDVLNQISIDVLDWNSTGISVTDINHRSKYFEIIYNQAESDLRALLGLSSDYCILFIQGGGQGANAVVPMNMIGMNGINRADFIISGYWSYKSYLEACKYGDVSIVADNGYTTKIDCNDYGPYTWFPENKSIKTREGSSYLQFCSNETINGVEFVDWGDIANSINKDAVLVVDASSNFLTRVLDIDDTGVVFACAQKNAGISGVTIFIVRKDLIGNALNICPSIFDYMNLFHGHSRYNTPPVFAIYVSGLVFKWLRRNGGVKKMESNNLEKSRMLYDFMDSTSFYINKIHPSVRSRVNIPFHLKNDLLTNIFIEKAENRGLMNIRGHRSVGGLRASIYNAMPIDGVMDLINYMRDFECYYG from the coding sequence TTGGCGCGTTTCTGGAATTTTTCTGCTGGTCCTTCAATGCTACCGTATGATGTACTAAATCAAATATCTATTGATGTATTAGACTGGAACTCTACTGGAATATCTGTAACCGATATTAATCATCGAAGTAAGTATTTTGAAATTATATATAATCAAGCAGAAAGTGATTTGCGTGCGCTATTGGGGCTTTCTTCTGATTATTGTATATTATTTATTCAAGGCGGTGGTCAGGGCGCTAATGCAGTTGTCCCGATGAACATGATTGGTATGAATGGTATTAATAGGGCTGATTTTATCATTTCAGGATATTGGTCATATAAATCATATCTTGAGGCTTGTAAATACGGCGATGTATCTATAGTTGCGGATAATGGATATACAACAAAAATTGATTGCAATGATTATGGTCCCTACACATGGTTTCCAGAAAACAAATCTATAAAAACAAGAGAAGGTTCTTCTTATTTACAATTTTGCAGCAATGAGACTATAAATGGAGTAGAGTTTGTAGACTGGGGGGATATTGCAAATTCTATAAATAAGGATGCAGTATTAGTTGTTGATGCATCTTCAAATTTCCTGACAAGAGTGCTAGATATAGATGATACAGGTGTTGTCTTCGCATGTGCTCAGAAAAATGCAGGCATATCTGGTGTTACTATTTTTATTGTTAGGAAAGATCTAATTGGCAATGCACTGAATATATGTCCTTCTATATTTGATTACATGAATTTGTTTCATGGACATTCTCGGTACAATACACCACCTGTTTTTGCTATTTATGTTTCAGGATTAGTGTTTAAATGGTTAAGAAGAAATGGTGGAGTAAAAAAAATGGAGTCTAATAATTTGGAAAAGTCACGAATGTTATATGATTTTATGGACTCAACATCTTTTTATATTAATAAAATACACCCAAGTGTACGGTCTAGAGTTAATATACCATTTCACCTAAAAAATGATCTTCTTACTAATATTTTCATAGAAAAAGCGGAGAATCGTGGATTAATGAATATAAGAGGGCATAGGAGTGTAGGTGGTTTACGTGCATCTATTTATAACGCTATGCCCATTGATGGTGTAATGGATTTAATTAATTATATGAGAGATTTTGAGTGTTATTATGGATAA
- the hisC gene encoding histidinol-phosphate transaminase encodes MDSNKLLYVPSYVKEMSPYQAGKPIEELAREFNIEEKNIIKLASNENPLGVSERVTKAIEKYSNSIFRYPDANGFNLKIVLSDKYNVPVECIALGNGSNDILEMIAMTFLDRESSAVYSEYSFAVYKLATQARGARHIVVQSVNYGNNLESMFNSIESDTRLIFIANPNNPTGTFVKKEEIINFLNNVWVRYGKSVLVVLDEAYSEYLDDDLCFDSFNLTKQYPNLIVCRTFSKAYGLAGLRVGFSVADKDITNFLNRIRQPFNVNLLAQIAAIASLEDREFLERSRLLNKLEKKKIYNAFENLGLEYIPSYGNFVLVRVGDAKSINHSLLKLGVIVRPVDSYNLSEWLRVTIGLPAENDFFIKALSEIIK; translated from the coding sequence ATGGATAGTAATAAATTATTATATGTGCCTAGTTATGTTAAGGAAATGTCTCCATATCAGGCAGGTAAACCTATAGAAGAGTTGGCTCGCGAATTTAATATAGAAGAGAAAAATATTATAAAGTTGGCTTCAAATGAGAATCCTTTAGGAGTATCAGAAAGGGTTACAAAAGCTATCGAAAAATACTCAAATAGTATTTTTCGTTATCCCGATGCAAATGGCTTTAATTTGAAGATTGTTTTATCAGACAAATATAATGTTCCAGTTGAATGTATTGCCCTAGGTAACGGATCTAATGATATATTAGAAATGATAGCCATGACATTTTTAGATAGAGAATCATCTGCTGTTTATTCAGAATATTCTTTTGCTGTTTATAAATTAGCTACGCAAGCTAGGGGAGCTAGGCATATTGTTGTTCAGTCAGTTAATTACGGTAACAATCTAGAATCTATGTTTAATTCTATAGAATCTGATACAAGATTAATTTTCATTGCTAACCCTAATAATCCTACAGGAACTTTTGTTAAAAAAGAAGAAATTATAAATTTTTTGAATAATGTCTGGGTAAGATATGGTAAAAGTGTTTTAGTAGTTTTAGATGAAGCATATAGCGAATATCTTGATGATGATCTTTGCTTTGATAGTTTTAATCTAACAAAACAATATCCAAATTTAATTGTATGTCGTACTTTTTCTAAAGCATATGGTCTTGCAGGACTACGGGTTGGTTTTTCTGTAGCTGATAAAGACATTACTAATTTTCTAAATAGAATTAGACAGCCATTCAATGTTAATTTATTAGCTCAGATTGCTGCTATTGCCTCGTTAGAGGATAGAGAGTTTCTAGAAAGAAGTCGATTGTTGAATAAGCTTGAAAAGAAAAAAATATATAATGCATTTGAAAACTTGGGTCTTGAGTATATTCCAAGTTATGGAAATTTTGTTCTTGTTCGTGTAGGTGATGCCAAATCTATTAATCACAGTTTGTTGAAACTTGGAGTGATTGTTCGCCCAGTAGATTCCTATAATTTATCAGAATGGCTACGTGTAACAATTGGGCTACCTGCAGAAAATGATTTTTTTATTAAAGCTTTAAGCGAGATTATTAAATAG
- the gyrA gene encoding DNA gyrase subunit A — protein MNSFAVEMLPVSLEEEMRRSYLDYAMSVIVGRALPDVRDGLKPVHRRVLFAMHELSNDWNRPYKKSARIVGDVIGKYHPHGDQSVYDAIVRMAQDFSMRYVLVDGQGNFGSVDGDSAAAMRYTEIRLSKISHELLADIDNETVNFGPNYDNSEQEPLILPSRIPNLLVNGSSGIAVGMATNIPPHNLREVINGCLFCLKNPDCSIEEIIDLIPAPDFPTGGIIHGLSGVINGYKTGRGRVIIRAKVHFEESKENKSRIVVDEIPYQVNKKSLQERIAELVNSKKIEGIVDIRDESDKDGMRLVIDLRRGESPEVVLNNLYKNTQLQDSIGMNLVALVDGQPKLLNLKQIITYFLQHRREVVTRRTVFRLNKARARGHILEGLAVALENIDEFILIIKSAATPSIARQNLMNRSWSSSLVNEILVRVDVSLRHIYRPDGVSSISGLNNNGLYYLSELQAQEILNMRLQRLTGLEQGKILDEYREVMDTISDLLDILAKPDRVTKIIHNELEIVREEFSSLKDDNRNSQIEIDVTELNTEDLITPADMVVTLTHNGYLKSQPLSEYRSQKRGGHGKQATIIKDNDWIDYLFIANTHDYLLFFSDLGRVYWMKVWETPQGTRGSRGKPVVNMFPLDSNEKITVVLPVKEFTDDLYIFMATARGIVKKTPLSDFSNPRRSGIIAVVLGEGDYLIGAELTDGKHDVMLFSDSGKAVRFYENDVRSMGRNSRGVRGMSMDSKHRVISLLVANDENKSVLVATENGFGKRTSIKEYTRHNRGTKGMISIQTSARNGRVVGAVLVKPDDEIMLITNGGVLVRTRVSEIRQMGRVTQGVKLMNVDGSLLSGVRRVVESDVIYE, from the coding sequence TTTTGCTATGCATGAGCTTAGTAATGATTGGAATCGTCCTTATAAAAAATCTGCCCGTATTGTAGGCGATGTGATAGGTAAGTACCATCCACATGGTGATCAATCAGTATATGATGCCATTGTTAGAATGGCTCAAGATTTTTCCATGCGTTATGTTCTTGTCGATGGGCAAGGAAACTTTGGATCTGTTGACGGCGATAGTGCAGCCGCTATGAGGTACACAGAGATTCGTTTATCTAAAATATCTCATGAATTGTTGGCAGATATAGATAACGAAACAGTCAATTTTGGTCCAAATTATGATAACAGTGAGCAAGAACCCTTAATATTACCGTCCAGAATCCCCAATCTTTTAGTAAATGGTAGTTCTGGCATTGCTGTAGGAATGGCCACTAATATTCCTCCACATAATTTAAGAGAGGTTATTAATGGATGTTTGTTTTGTTTAAAAAACCCAGATTGCTCTATAGAAGAAATTATCGATTTAATACCAGCACCTGATTTTCCAACAGGAGGAATAATACATGGGCTGTCTGGTGTAATAAATGGTTATAAGACAGGCAGAGGGCGTGTTATTATAAGGGCAAAAGTTCATTTCGAAGAAAGCAAAGAGAACAAATCAAGGATAGTAGTTGATGAAATACCTTATCAAGTTAATAAGAAAAGTTTACAGGAAAGAATAGCTGAGTTAGTTAATTCAAAAAAAATAGAAGGCATTGTTGACATAAGGGATGAATCTGACAAGGATGGTATGCGCCTCGTTATTGATTTGCGTCGAGGAGAGTCCCCTGAAGTTGTCTTGAATAATTTATATAAGAATACTCAACTACAGGATTCAATTGGAATGAATTTAGTAGCCTTGGTTGATGGTCAGCCAAAATTACTGAATCTAAAACAAATTATTACTTATTTTTTACAACATCGCAGAGAAGTTGTTACCAGAAGAACTGTATTCAGGCTTAACAAAGCGAGAGCAAGGGGACATATTTTGGAGGGTCTTGCTGTAGCATTGGAAAATATAGATGAATTTATCTTAATAATTAAGTCAGCTGCTACTCCTAGTATAGCACGTCAAAATCTCATGAACCGTTCTTGGTCTTCTTCATTAGTAAATGAGATATTAGTCAGAGTAGATGTGTCTTTAAGACACATCTATAGGCCTGATGGCGTGAGTTCTATCTCAGGATTAAATAATAATGGATTATATTATCTAAGTGAATTGCAAGCTCAAGAAATTCTTAACATGAGACTGCAACGCTTAACTGGTCTTGAACAAGGCAAGATTCTAGACGAGTACAGGGAGGTTATGGACACGATTTCTGACTTATTGGATATATTAGCTAAACCAGATCGCGTTACTAAAATTATACATAATGAGTTAGAGATAGTTAGAGAAGAATTTTCTTCACTTAAAGATGACAATAGGAATTCTCAGATAGAGATTGATGTTACTGAGCTAAATACCGAGGATTTAATAACACCAGCGGACATGGTAGTTACCTTAACACATAATGGTTACTTAAAAAGCCAGCCTTTGTCAGAGTATAGATCTCAAAAAAGAGGTGGGCATGGAAAACAGGCTACCATTATTAAAGATAATGACTGGATTGATTATTTGTTTATAGCTAATACTCATGATTATCTTTTATTTTTCTCAGATCTTGGAAGAGTATATTGGATGAAAGTCTGGGAGACTCCGCAAGGCACAAGGGGATCAAGAGGTAAGCCGGTTGTAAATATGTTTCCATTGGATAGTAATGAAAAAATAACTGTAGTATTACCGGTTAAAGAATTCACAGACGATTTATATATTTTTATGGCAACAGCCAGAGGTATTGTTAAAAAGACGCCACTGTCTGATTTTTCAAATCCTAGAAGGAGTGGGATTATAGCAGTTGTTCTTGGGGAAGGAGATTATTTAATCGGAGCAGAGCTTACTGATGGAAAACATGATGTAATGTTATTTTCTGATTCTGGCAAAGCTGTACGTTTTTACGAAAATGATGTTCGATCCATGGGGCGTAATTCGCGTGGAGTGCGTGGGATGAGTATGGACTCTAAACATAGAGTAATATCTCTATTAGTAGCAAATGATGAAAATAAGAGCGTCCTTGTTGCCACAGAAAATGGATTTGGTAAGCGAACATCCATTAAAGAGTATACTCGTCACAATAGGGGAACAAAAGGAATGATCTCAATACAAACTAGCGCTCGTAATGGTAGAGTAGTTGGCGCTGTTTTGGTAAAACCTGATGATGAGATTATGCTTATAACCAATGGTGGCGTATTAGTCAGGACAAGAGTATCAGAGATTAGACAGATGGGACGTGTAACTCAAGGTGTAAAGTTAATGAACGTTGATGGTAGTCTTTTATCAGGTGTCCGTCGAGTTGTTGAGTCTGATGTAATATATGAATAA
- a CDS encoding prephenate dehydrogenase: MSKSINYKESPCYANCFSTITIVGVGLIGGSFALAARKSGFAKNIIGVGRNKDSLMRACDLGIIDDFMPIDKATVKSDLILLSTPVGFLSDLLKSIKPFLGADTIITDVGSTKLEVINIAISILDKQINQFIPGHPIAGLEKSGPDAAIDNLFKDQNVILTPLDSNSDKDINLISHAWELCGSNVILMNAKTHDHLLSSVSHIPHFLSAMYMYQVASSEDSELRLRLAGSGFRDFTRISAGSVEMWLDIFFSNKQFIIEELSGIREVINHAEKAIDCNDRNSLRVILERAAEARRSWTKDNFHE, encoded by the coding sequence ATGAGCAAGTCTATTAATTATAAAGAATCACCATGTTATGCAAATTGTTTTTCCACCATAACTATAGTTGGTGTAGGACTTATAGGCGGTTCTTTTGCGCTAGCTGCTAGAAAATCTGGTTTTGCCAAGAATATTATAGGGGTTGGTCGTAATAAAGATTCATTAATGAGAGCTTGTGATTTAGGAATAATTGATGATTTCATGCCTATAGATAAAGCTACTGTCAAATCCGATTTAATTTTATTATCTACCCCAGTAGGTTTTTTATCTGATTTGTTGAAATCAATCAAGCCTTTTTTAGGAGCTGATACTATCATAACCGATGTTGGTAGCACCAAATTAGAAGTAATAAACATAGCTATTTCTATTCTAGATAAACAGATCAATCAATTCATACCAGGTCATCCTATTGCAGGCTTGGAAAAAAGTGGTCCAGATGCTGCTATAGATAATTTATTTAAAGATCAGAATGTAATTCTTACTCCTTTAGATAGCAATTCTGATAAAGATATTAATCTAATTTCTCACGCTTGGGAGTTATGTGGATCTAATGTTATCCTCATGAATGCCAAAACTCATGATCATTTGTTGTCATCTGTTAGCCATATACCTCATTTTTTATCTGCAATGTATATGTACCAAGTAGCTAGTTCAGAAGATTCTGAGTTGCGTTTAAGATTAGCTGGTAGTGGTTTCAGAGATTTTACACGCATTTCTGCTGGCTCTGTCGAAATGTGGTTAGATATTTTCTTCTCTAACAAACAATTTATTATAGAAGAGTTATCTGGGATTCGTGAAGTTATAAACCATGCTGAGAAAGCCATTGATTGTAATGATAGAAATTCTTTAAGAGTTATATTAGAAAGAGCAGCAGAAGCTCGTCGTAGTTGGACTAAGGATAATTTTCATGAGTGA